The following proteins are co-located in the Pan troglodytes isolate AG18354 chromosome 5, NHGRI_mPanTro3-v2.0_pri, whole genome shotgun sequence genome:
- the TEAD3 gene encoding transcriptional enhancer factor TEF-5 isoform X1: MYGRNELIARYIKLRTGKTRTRKQVSSHIQVLARKKVREYQVGIKAMNLDQVSKDKALQSMASMSSAQIVSASVLQNKFSPPSPLPQAVFSTSSRFWSSPPLLGQQPGPSQDIKPFAQPAYPIQPPLPPTLSSYEPLAPLPSAAASVPVWQDRTIASSRLRLLEYSAFMEVQRDPDTYSKHLFVHIGQTNPAFSDPPLEAVDVRQIYDKFPEKKGGLKELYEKGPPNAFFLVKFWADLNSTIQEGPGAFYGVSSQYSSADSMTISVSTKVCSFGKQVVEKVETEYARLENGRFVYRIHRSPMCEYMINFIHKLKHLPEKYMMNSVLENFTILQVVTSRDSQETLLVIAFVFEVSTSEHGAQHHVYKLVKD, encoded by the exons GTGTCCAGCCACATACAGGTTCTAGCTCGGAAGAAGGTGCGGGAGTACCAGGTTGGCATCAAG GCCATGAACCTG GACCAGGTCTCCAAGGACAAAGCCCTTCAGAGCATGGCGTCCATGTCCTCTGCCCAGATCGTCTCTGCCAGTGTCCTGCAGAACAAGTTCAGCCCACCTTCCCCTCTGCCCCAGGCCGTCTTCTCCACTTCCTCGCGG TTCTGGAGCAGCCCCCCTCTCCTGGGACAGCAGCCTGGACCCTCTCAGGA CATCAAGCCCTTTGCACAGCCAGCCTACCCCATCCAGCCGCCCCTGCCGCCGACGCTCAGCA GTTATGAGCCCCTGGCCCCGCTCCCCTCAGCTGCTGCCTCTGTGCCTGTGTGGCAGGACCGTACCATTGCCTCCTCCCGGCTGCGGCTCCTGGAGTATTCAGCCTTCATGGAGGTGCAGCGAGACCCTGACACG TACAGCAAACACCTGTTTGTGCACATCGGCCAGACGAACCCCGCCTTCTCAGACCCACCCCTGGAGGCAGTAGATGTGCGCCAGATCTATGACAAATTCCCCGAGAAAAAGGGAGGATTGAAGGAGCTCTATGAGAAGGGGCCCCCTAATGCCTTCTTCCTTGTCAAGTTCTGG gcCGACCTCAACAGCACCATCCAGGAGGGCCCGGGAGCCTTCTATGGGGTCAGCTCTCAGTACAGCTCTGCTGATAGCATGACCATCAGCGTCTCCACCAAGGTGTGCTCCTTTGGCAAACAGGTGGTAGAGAAGGTGGAG ACTGAGTATGCCAGGCTGGAGAACGGGCGCTTTGTGTACCGTATCCACCGCTCGCCCATGTGCGAGTACATGATCAACTTCATCCACAAGCTGAAGCACCTGCCCGAGAAGTACATGATGAACAGCGTGCTGGAGAACTTCACCATCCTGCAG GTGGTCACGAGCCGGGACTCCCAGGAGACCCTGCTTGTCATTGCTTTTGTCTTCGAAGTCTCCACCAGTGAGCACGGGGCCCAGCACCATGTCTACAAGCTCGTCAAAGACTAG
- the TEAD3 gene encoding transcriptional enhancer factor TEF-5 isoform X3: protein MYGRNELIARYIKLRTGKTRTRKQVSSHIQVLARKKVREYQVGIKVSSHLQVLARRKSREIQSKLKAMNLDQVSKDKALQSMASMSSAQIVSASVLQNKFSPPSPLPQAVFSTSSRFWSSPPLLGQQPGPSQDIKPFAQPAYPIQPPLPPTLSSYEPLAPLPSAAASVPVWQDRTIASSRLRLLEYSAFMEVQRDPDTYSKHLFVHIGQTNPAFSDPPLEAVDVRQIYDKFPEKKGGLKELYEKGPPNAFFLVKFWADLNSTIQEGPGAFYGVSSQYSSADSMTISVSTKVCSFGKQVVEKVETEYARLENGRFVYRIHRSPMCEYMINFIHKLKHLPEKYMMNSVLENFTILQVVTSRDSQETLLVIAFVFEVSTSEHGAQHHVYKLVKD, encoded by the exons GTGTCCAGCCACATACAGGTTCTAGCTCGGAAGAAGGTGCGGGAGTACCAGGTTGGCATCAAG GTCTCTAGCCACTTGCAAGTTCTAGCCAGGCGGAAATCTCGGGAGATTCAGTCTAAGCTGAAG GCCATGAACCTG GACCAGGTCTCCAAGGACAAAGCCCTTCAGAGCATGGCGTCCATGTCCTCTGCCCAGATCGTCTCTGCCAGTGTCCTGCAGAACAAGTTCAGCCCACCTTCCCCTCTGCCCCAGGCCGTCTTCTCCACTTCCTCGCGG TTCTGGAGCAGCCCCCCTCTCCTGGGACAGCAGCCTGGACCCTCTCAGGA CATCAAGCCCTTTGCACAGCCAGCCTACCCCATCCAGCCGCCCCTGCCGCCGACGCTCAGCA GTTATGAGCCCCTGGCCCCGCTCCCCTCAGCTGCTGCCTCTGTGCCTGTGTGGCAGGACCGTACCATTGCCTCCTCCCGGCTGCGGCTCCTGGAGTATTCAGCCTTCATGGAGGTGCAGCGAGACCCTGACACG TACAGCAAACACCTGTTTGTGCACATCGGCCAGACGAACCCCGCCTTCTCAGACCCACCCCTGGAGGCAGTAGATGTGCGCCAGATCTATGACAAATTCCCCGAGAAAAAGGGAGGATTGAAGGAGCTCTATGAGAAGGGGCCCCCTAATGCCTTCTTCCTTGTCAAGTTCTGG gcCGACCTCAACAGCACCATCCAGGAGGGCCCGGGAGCCTTCTATGGGGTCAGCTCTCAGTACAGCTCTGCTGATAGCATGACCATCAGCGTCTCCACCAAGGTGTGCTCCTTTGGCAAACAGGTGGTAGAGAAGGTGGAG ACTGAGTATGCCAGGCTGGAGAACGGGCGCTTTGTGTACCGTATCCACCGCTCGCCCATGTGCGAGTACATGATCAACTTCATCCACAAGCTGAAGCACCTGCCCGAGAAGTACATGATGAACAGCGTGCTGGAGAACTTCACCATCCTGCAG GTGGTCACGAGCCGGGACTCCCAGGAGACCCTGCTTGTCATTGCTTTTGTCTTCGAAGTCTCCACCAGTGAGCACGGGGCCCAGCACCATGTCTACAAGCTCGTCAAAGACTAG
- the TEAD3 gene encoding transcriptional enhancer factor TEF-5 isoform X2 produces MYGRNELIARYIKLRTGKTRTRKQVSSHLQVLARRKSREIQSKLKAMNLDQVSKDKALQSMASMSSAQIVSASVLQNKFSPPSPLPQAVFSTSSRFWSSPPLLGQQPGPSQDIKPFAQPAYPIQPPLPPTLSSYEPLAPLPSAAASVPVWQDRTIASSRLRLLEYSAFMEVQRDPDTYSKHLFVHIGQTNPAFSDPPLEAVDVRQIYDKFPEKKGGLKELYEKGPPNAFFLVKFWADLNSTIQEGPGAFYGVSSQYSSADSMTISVSTKVCSFGKQVVEKVETEYARLENGRFVYRIHRSPMCEYMINFIHKLKHLPEKYMMNSVLENFTILQVVTSRDSQETLLVIAFVFEVSTSEHGAQHHVYKLVKD; encoded by the exons GTCTCTAGCCACTTGCAAGTTCTAGCCAGGCGGAAATCTCGGGAGATTCAGTCTAAGCTGAAG GCCATGAACCTG GACCAGGTCTCCAAGGACAAAGCCCTTCAGAGCATGGCGTCCATGTCCTCTGCCCAGATCGTCTCTGCCAGTGTCCTGCAGAACAAGTTCAGCCCACCTTCCCCTCTGCCCCAGGCCGTCTTCTCCACTTCCTCGCGG TTCTGGAGCAGCCCCCCTCTCCTGGGACAGCAGCCTGGACCCTCTCAGGA CATCAAGCCCTTTGCACAGCCAGCCTACCCCATCCAGCCGCCCCTGCCGCCGACGCTCAGCA GTTATGAGCCCCTGGCCCCGCTCCCCTCAGCTGCTGCCTCTGTGCCTGTGTGGCAGGACCGTACCATTGCCTCCTCCCGGCTGCGGCTCCTGGAGTATTCAGCCTTCATGGAGGTGCAGCGAGACCCTGACACG TACAGCAAACACCTGTTTGTGCACATCGGCCAGACGAACCCCGCCTTCTCAGACCCACCCCTGGAGGCAGTAGATGTGCGCCAGATCTATGACAAATTCCCCGAGAAAAAGGGAGGATTGAAGGAGCTCTATGAGAAGGGGCCCCCTAATGCCTTCTTCCTTGTCAAGTTCTGG gcCGACCTCAACAGCACCATCCAGGAGGGCCCGGGAGCCTTCTATGGGGTCAGCTCTCAGTACAGCTCTGCTGATAGCATGACCATCAGCGTCTCCACCAAGGTGTGCTCCTTTGGCAAACAGGTGGTAGAGAAGGTGGAG ACTGAGTATGCCAGGCTGGAGAACGGGCGCTTTGTGTACCGTATCCACCGCTCGCCCATGTGCGAGTACATGATCAACTTCATCCACAAGCTGAAGCACCTGCCCGAGAAGTACATGATGAACAGCGTGCTGGAGAACTTCACCATCCTGCAG GTGGTCACGAGCCGGGACTCCCAGGAGACCCTGCTTGTCATTGCTTTTGTCTTCGAAGTCTCCACCAGTGAGCACGGGGCCCAGCACCATGTCTACAAGCTCGTCAAAGACTAG
- the RPL10A gene encoding large ribosomal subunit protein uL1 produces the protein MSSKVSRDTLYEAVREVLHGNQRKRRKFLETVELQISLKNYDPQKDKRFSGTVRLKSTPRPKFSVCVLGDQQHCDEAKAVDIPHMDIEALKKLNKNKKLVKKLAKKYDAFLASESLIKQIPRILGPGLNKAGKFPSLLTHNENMVAKVDEVKSTIKFQMKKVLCLAVAVGHVKMTDDELVYNIHLAVNFLVSLLKKNWQNVRALYIKSTMGKPQRLY, from the exons ATGAG CAGCAAAGTCTCTCGCGACACCCTGTACGAGGCGGTGCGGGAAGTCCTGCACGGGAACCAGCGCAAGCGCCGCAA GTTCCTGGAGACGGTGGAGTTGCAGATCAGCTTGAAGAACTATGACCCCCAGAAGGACAAGCGCTTCTCGGGCACCGTCAG GCTTAAGTCCACTCCCCGCCCTAAGTTCTCTGTGTGTGTCCTGGGGGACCAGCAGCACTGTGACGAGGCTAAGGCCGTGGATATCCCCCACATGGACATCGAGGCGCTGAAAAAACTCAACAAGAATAAAAAACTGGTCAAGAAGCTGG CCAAGAAGTATGATGCGTTTTTGGCCTCAGAGTCTTTGATCAAGCAGATTCCACGAATCCTCGGCCCAGGTTTAAATAAGGCAGGAAAGTTCCCTTCCCTGCTCACACACAACGAAAACATGGTGGCCAAAGTGGATGAGGTGAAGTCCACAATCAAGTTCCAAATGAAGAAG gTGTTATGTCTGGCTGTAGCTGTTGGTCACGTGAAGATGACAGACGATGAGCTTGTGTATAACATTCACCTGGCTGTCAACTTCTTGGTGTCATTGCTCAAGAAAAACTGGCAGAATGTCCGGGCCTTATATATCAAGAGCACCATGGGCAAGCCCCAGCGCCTATATTAA